Proteins encoded in a region of the Zea mays cultivar B73 chromosome 4, Zm-B73-REFERENCE-NAM-5.0, whole genome shotgun sequence genome:
- the LOC100279594 gene encoding BURP domain-containing protein 12 precursor, with the protein MASSPPQPLTRTVLAATLLLLLHNAAARADGASPAVNPFTAKAAFIRYWNRKVPNNRPHPAFFVAKLSPLPAADSASFPSALPDIRASLPALCTKAALLCPGPATTDAASLTSGRRGGGPFKGYNNANFSNYGTGGVAGTDSFQKYSPDLNIAADSFRRYGRDSSGRADSFTSYEADGNVVTANFTSYAGGATGGSGSFAAYAAETNVPDSTFTNYDAAANGRGRSFASYSQEANHGENGFSGYGKNGNGVRETFKSYGNESNVLASGFANYGQSANGATDTFTGYGVEGNVPENRFRSYGAGGNAGVDTFKNYRDDGNVGDDRFTSYAKGANGGAAEFQSYGNSANPGSTIFKGYGEGTNPNHHIGFKEYAGENNTFKGYAKSGVDFKGYHNTTVSSSTAAVLTVSAEAAASMHHEHLKWSPEPGKFFRERELVAGNRMPMPDIRDKMPPRAFLPRAIAARIPFEPNAVSEAFGLPLDTALGKAVASTVAECERAPSKGETKRCATSAEDVVDFAVEVLGDDIVVRSTASTAGGGGRVQLGAVAGVDGGRVTRSVSCHQSLFPYLVYYCHSVPKVRVYEADILAADGSGSGEKINRGVAICHLDTSDWSPAHGAFVALGGKPGEVEVCHWIFEGDMTWTVAD; encoded by the coding sequence ATGGCTTCTTCCCCTCCCCAGCCACTCACCCGCACCGTCCTCGCCGCTACCCTGCTCCTCCTCTTGCACAATGCCGCCGCCAGAGCCGACGGCGCGTCGCCGGCGGTGAACCCATTCACGGCGAAGGCGGCATTCATCCGATACTGGAACCGCAAGGTGCCCAACAACCGCCCGCACCCGGCCTTCTTCGTCGCCAAACTCTCCCCGCTCCCGGCCGCTGACTCCGCCTCCTTCCCATCCGCGCTGCCCGACATCCGCGCCAGCCTACCCGCGCTCTGCACCAAAGCCGCGCTCCTCTGCCCCGGGCCGGCTACTACTGATGCGGCGTCGCTGACATCGGGCCGCAGGGGCGGGGGACCTTTCAAGGGCTACAACAACGCCAACTTCTCCAACTACGGCACCGGCGGCGTAGCGGGGACCGACTCGTTCCAGAAGTACTCCCCGGACCTCAACATCGCCGCCGACAGCTTCCGCCGCTACGGCCGGGACTCGTCGGGACGCGCCGACAGCTTCACCTCTTACGAGGCCGACGGCAACGTCGTGACCGCCAACTTCACCTCCTACGCCGGCGGCGCCACGGGTGGTTCGGgctccttcgccgcctacgccgccGAGACCAACGTCCCGGACTCCACCTTCACCAACTACGACGCCGCCGCCAACGGCCGCGGCCGGAGCTTCGCGTCCTACTCCCAGGAGGCGAACCATGGGGAGAACGGCTTCTCCGGCTACGGCAAGAACGGCAACGGCGTGCGCGAGACGTTCAAGTCCTACGGCAATGAGTCCAACGTGCTGGCCTCCGGCTTCGCCAACTACGGGCAGTCCGCCAACGGCGCCACGGACACCTTCACGGGCTACGGCGTGGAGGGGAACGTCCCTGAGAACAGGTTCCGGAGCTACGGCGCCGGCGGCAACGCTGGCGTCGACACCTTCAAGAATTACCGCGACGACGGCAACGTCGGCGACGACAGGTTCACCTCCTACGCCAAGGGCGCAAACGGCGGCGCGGCGGAGTTCCAGAGCTACGGCAACTCGGCCAACCCGGGCAGCACCATCTTCAAGGGCTACGGCGAGGGCACCAACCCCAACCACCACATTGGGTTCAAGGAGTACGCCGGCGAGAACAACACCTTCAAGGGCTATGCCAAGAGCGGTGTGGACTTCAAGGGGTACCACAACACCACCGTCTCCAGCTCCACCGCCGCGGTGCTGACGGTGTCGGCGGAGGCAGCGGCATCGATGCATCACGAGCACCTGAAGTGGTCGCCGGAGCCCGGGAAGTTCTTCAGGGAGCGGGAGCTCGTGGCCGGGAACCGAATGCCGATGCCGGACATCAGGGACAAGATGCCGCCCAGGGCGTTCCTGCCCAGGGCCATCGCCGCGAGGATACCGTTCGAGCCCAACGCCGTGTCGGAGGCCTTCGGGCTGCCCCTCGACACGGCGCTGGGGAAGGCCGTGGCGTCCACGGTGGCGGAGTGCGAGCGCGCGCCGAGCAAGGGCGAGACGAAGCGGTGCGCGACGTCGGCCGAGGACGTGGTGGACTTCGCGGTGGAGGTGCTGGGCGACGACATCGTGGTGCGCAGCACGGCGTCCAcggcgggcggcggcgggcgcgTCCAGCTGGGCGCCGTGGCCGGCGTGGACGGCGGCAGGGTGACGCGGTCCGTGTCGTGCCACCAGAGCCTGTTCCCGTACCTGGTGTACTACTGCCACTCCGTGCCCAAGGTGCGGGTGTACGAGGCCGACATCCTGGCCGCCGATGGCTCCGGCTCCGGCGAGAAGATCAACCGCGGGGTGGCCATCTGCCACCTGGACACGTCCGACTGGAGCCCGGCGCACGGCGCGTTCGTGGCGCTCGGCGGCAAGCCCGGCGAGGTGGAGGTGTGCCACTGGATCTTCGAGGGCGACATGACGTGGACAGTCGCGGACTGA